The following are encoded together in the Methanosarcina flavescens genome:
- a CDS encoding lectin like domain-containing protein, with product MKIIELSLLRRLKFFLPVFMVLFLCLPGSPGFAAGNAENPEMLQNCTASTGPIVEPAIETVPINPDFLESLQPCSIESLSLVDRNGQISGTGYKPSPVNLPEPATPEGSHLVRASGSNLPPVYDLRNEGKVTTAKNQGRDGSCWAFSTIASLESYILGKEGKTYDFSENNMKNLVTSSYPQGFDLTPSEGGNALISTAYLSRWSGPVDESQDPYNDSSVYSPTGLPVQRHVQEVFLLPGKTEPLNNEVFKRALLEYGAVYTTMYWNLAYYQEKNHTYRYTGYQPVNHAVTIVGWDDYFDRNSFARVPPGDGAFIVKNSWGETWGEDGYFYVSYYDTKLGYEENAVFTAESEDNYDHVYQYDPLGWIISKEYPGSLVAWGGNVFLSERNETLKAVGFYTTDLNTAYEIYVYKNPISGPVNLEQGFVAQENGRYTYPGYHTHVLSSGVPISAGERFSIVIRFINPSTPGPLAIEQPIVFYSSKAQANPGESYVSPDGIKWEDISAGNSEANLCIKAFTTVDKLPEADFSSNVTTGISPLIVQFTDRSCKASSWKWDMNGDGKIDSTVRNPVYTYCSYGRYTVSLTSSNSEGSDTMIKPGYIEVIPFSINSASPERDIITYRGEEQTFNISTNSACNVNWYLNGENRKSESCVKNSSHRETIHSTGLYNVTVVAEIGSEKVIQSWSWTVRSWNPWDSPVSQEGEKISTQELQEAIYIYLNGLQIPETGAELTKERLKELILLWQEGSGR from the coding sequence TTGAAAATAATAGAACTCTCCCTGCTTAGAAGACTAAAATTTTTTCTGCCTGTTTTTATGGTCTTGTTTTTGTGCCTGCCGGGTAGCCCGGGTTTCGCTGCAGGAAATGCAGAAAACCCTGAAATGCTGCAGAACTGCACAGCTTCCACTGGGCCCATCGTTGAACCTGCGATTGAAACGGTACCTATAAATCCCGATTTCCTGGAAAGCTTGCAGCCCTGTTCAATTGAATCTTTGTCTCTAGTGGATAGGAACGGACAGATTTCAGGTACAGGGTATAAGCCTTCACCTGTCAACCTTCCAGAGCCTGCAACCCCTGAAGGAAGCCATCTAGTGAGAGCTTCAGGTTCAAATCTTCCGCCGGTTTATGATTTGCGTAATGAAGGGAAAGTAACAACCGCAAAAAACCAGGGAAGAGACGGAAGTTGCTGGGCTTTTTCAACTATTGCTTCTCTTGAATCATATATCCTGGGAAAAGAAGGAAAAACCTATGATTTTTCCGAAAATAACATGAAAAACCTTGTCACAAGCAGCTATCCGCAGGGTTTTGACCTTACTCCGAGTGAAGGTGGCAACGCATTAATATCAACAGCATACCTTTCCCGCTGGAGTGGGCCTGTAGATGAATCTCAAGATCCTTATAATGACTCCTCTGTCTATTCGCCCACAGGACTTCCCGTACAGAGACATGTACAGGAGGTGTTTCTCCTTCCAGGAAAGACCGAGCCACTAAATAATGAGGTCTTCAAAAGGGCGCTTCTGGAATATGGAGCCGTGTATACAACAATGTACTGGAATCTTGCTTATTATCAGGAGAAAAATCATACATATCGGTATACAGGGTATCAGCCTGTTAATCACGCTGTAACTATCGTGGGCTGGGATGATTATTTTGACAGAAATTCGTTTGCGCGGGTTCCGCCCGGAGACGGTGCTTTTATAGTCAAGAATAGCTGGGGTGAAACCTGGGGTGAGGATGGGTATTTCTATGTCTCATACTACGACACAAAACTCGGATATGAAGAAAATGCCGTATTCACAGCCGAAAGTGAGGACAATTATGACCATGTCTACCAGTATGATCCTCTGGGATGGATAATATCGAAAGAGTATCCAGGGAGCCTGGTTGCCTGGGGAGGCAATGTTTTCTTGTCGGAAAGAAATGAGACACTCAAAGCCGTAGGATTCTATACTACAGACCTTAATACTGCTTATGAGATATATGTTTACAAAAATCCTATTTCCGGTCCCGTTAATCTGGAACAGGGATTCGTTGCGCAGGAAAACGGAAGATATACCTACCCTGGGTATCATACCCATGTGCTGAGTTCTGGTGTACCAATAAGTGCCGGGGAGAGATTCTCAATAGTTATAAGGTTCATTAACCCTTCGACTCCTGGTCCTCTTGCAATCGAACAGCCTATAGTTTTTTACAGCAGCAAGGCACAGGCCAATCCCGGAGAAAGTTATGTTAGCCCTGATGGGATAAAATGGGAGGACATATCCGCCGGCAACTCGGAGGCAAATCTCTGCATTAAAGCTTTCACAACCGTTGACAAACTTCCTGAAGCTGATTTTTCTTCAAACGTTACAACAGGGATTTCCCCTCTAATAGTCCAGTTCACAGACCGTTCCTGCAAAGCCTCTTCCTGGAAATGGGATATGAATGGTGATGGAAAAATTGACTCAACTGTCAGGAACCCAGTTTATACCTACTGCTCTTACGGACGTTATACAGTTTCTCTTACTAGCAGTAACAGTGAAGGATCGGATACTATGATAAAACCGGGTTACATTGAAGTGATTCCCTTTTCAATTAACTCAGCCAGCCCTGAGAGGGATATCATAACCTACAGAGGAGAGGAACAGACTTTCAATATCAGTACAAACTCTGCCTGTAATGTAAACTGGTACCTTAACGGAGAGAACAGGAAATCCGAATCCTGCGTTAAGAATAGTTCACATAGGGAGACCATCCATTCTACTGGGCTTTATAACGTCACAGTAGTTGCCGAAATCGGAAGTGAGAAAGTTATACAGAGCTGGAGCTGGACAGTTCGCTCCTGGAATCCCTGGGATAGCCCGGTTTCTCAAGAAGGAGAAAAGATAAGTACCCAAGAATTGCAGGAAGCTATCTATATCTACCTCAATGGGCTGCAAATCCCCGAAACCGGAGCAGAACTCACAAAAGAGAGACTTAAAGAGCTTATTTTACTCTGGCAGGAAGGCTCAGGCAGGTAA
- a CDS encoding KEOPS complex subunit Pcc1: protein MKITGTIEFPDPESRRAAAKILQALSPDNLRSMESEISGDKVAVWFHAEKIGSLLATVDDFLMNVKIGEGIEQVLEKEEIASEI, encoded by the coding sequence ATGAAAATAACAGGTACAATTGAATTTCCCGATCCTGAATCAAGAAGGGCTGCTGCGAAAATTCTTCAAGCTCTCTCTCCTGACAATCTTAGAAGTATGGAAAGTGAGATCAGTGGTGATAAAGTTGCTGTCTGGTTTCACGCCGAGAAAATAGGCTCTTTGCTTGCAACTGTCGATGATTTTCTCATGAATGTTAAAATCGGGGAAGGAATTGAGCAGGTTTTGGAAAAAGAAGAGATAGCCAGCGAGATTTAA
- a CDS encoding DHH family phosphoesterase, protein MSELEKLINLAKNAAEKIRKYRFARVVSHNDADGLTSAGIMAQALLRAGICFQISIVGRLDDAVIEEVNRSISGEEVVIFCDMGSGQPELIGKVAADVIVLDHHQPVGQSPAKAIVNAHLAGIDGATDISASGTCYLVARELAADNVDLAGLALAGAVGDKQLFRTANAFILEEALKAEVTSIRKGLKVGDGDLVDVLAYTIEPFLDITGYPEKTKEFLNQLELSGRIEDLSEEEVSRLANAVALKLVRQASPEAIEAVIGEVLLLNRELVRNVYDFNSILNTCGKQKVYGLAISLCLKDREIVNDALSLKKEHEMKLALNIRENVEKIRKGENIWYVITANAISTGSLASTVVRYLHPELPFICVNESEGILKVSARGTRELVSKGLDLAFALREAAGAVGGSGGGHNVASGAILPIGSEEEFLIIADRIIGEQLRKPGKGKER, encoded by the coding sequence TTGAGCGAGCTTGAGAAACTGATAAATCTTGCAAAGAATGCAGCCGAAAAAATCCGGAAATACAGATTTGCACGTGTAGTCTCACACAATGATGCTGATGGGCTGACCTCAGCCGGGATAATGGCACAGGCACTGCTGCGGGCAGGCATTTGTTTCCAGATTTCTATAGTTGGAAGGCTGGATGATGCTGTGATTGAGGAGGTGAACCGAAGCATCTCCGGGGAAGAAGTTGTTATTTTCTGTGATATGGGCAGCGGGCAGCCTGAACTTATAGGCAAGGTGGCGGCTGACGTCATAGTACTTGACCATCACCAGCCTGTAGGGCAGTCGCCAGCAAAGGCAATCGTAAACGCCCATCTTGCAGGAATTGATGGAGCCACTGACATCTCGGCTTCCGGGACCTGTTATCTAGTAGCCAGAGAACTGGCAGCCGATAATGTTGATCTTGCAGGGCTTGCGCTTGCAGGCGCAGTCGGTGACAAGCAGCTTTTCCGCACAGCTAATGCCTTCATTCTGGAAGAGGCTCTAAAAGCAGAGGTCACGTCCATCAGGAAGGGACTCAAAGTAGGAGACGGAGACCTTGTAGACGTGCTTGCATACACTATCGAGCCTTTCCTGGATATAACCGGTTACCCGGAGAAAACTAAAGAATTCCTGAACCAGCTGGAGCTTTCAGGAAGGATTGAAGATCTTTCTGAGGAGGAAGTCTCAAGGCTTGCCAATGCTGTCGCCCTCAAACTTGTAAGGCAGGCAAGCCCGGAAGCTATCGAAGCTGTCATAGGAGAAGTTTTACTCCTGAACCGGGAGCTTGTAAGAAATGTTTACGATTTTAACTCTATTCTTAACACATGCGGAAAGCAAAAAGTCTATGGGCTGGCTATTTCACTCTGCTTGAAAGACCGGGAAATTGTCAATGATGCTCTCTCTCTTAAAAAAGAACACGAGATGAAACTTGCACTGAATATCAGGGAAAATGTAGAAAAAATTCGCAAAGGAGAAAATATCTGGTATGTTATTACCGCCAATGCCATTTCTACAGGCAGCCTTGCAAGCACAGTTGTCCGTTACCTTCATCCCGAACTTCCCTTCATCTGCGTAAACGAATCTGAAGGTATCCTGAAAGTCTCCGCAAGAGGCACCCGTGAACTCGTCTCAAAGGGCCTTGACCTTGCTTTTGCCCTGAGAGAGGCAGCAGGCGCAGTTGGCGGAAGCGGAGGTGGGCATAATGTAGCTTCTGGAGCTATACTCCCTATCGGGAGTGAAGAGGAATTCCTGATCATTGCAGATCGAATAATAGGTGAGCAGCTCCGAAAGCCTGGAAAAGGAAAAGAAAGATAA
- a CDS encoding PGF-pre-PGF domain-containing protein, translating to MRRPEFKFIIILLLALTLCTAPASAGSANRAVPATVNPSQEFQVTVTVDEYGAAGQVLEKLPAGFTFVKSSLPERAVTVNGDKVSFLLMGEKSFTYTLKAPASTGTYKFTGILRDINKAEFAITPADSSITVIQPPSGGGGGGKRSGGGGGGAGASQEPQSNVEAKELSQKTVTAGKHVKFEFPKGATCVRYVEFDAKKSLGKVTTIVEMLKGQSKLVSSLPEGSVYKNINIWVGSGGIANSNNIENAVVGFRVEKAWLEEREVDESSVALWHYNKGWSKLETEKVGEDNTYVFFDAKTSGFGCFTIVVPEKVIEPIDEDTSDSDGFNGTEPPKSEVPKPSKSRIPGFESVIAVGVLGAVYLVLRRK from the coding sequence ATGAGACGGCCTGAATTTAAGTTCATTATTATACTGCTCCTAGCCCTGACTTTGTGTACTGCCCCGGCTTCTGCAGGAAGTGCAAATAGGGCTGTCCCTGCTACGGTCAATCCCAGCCAGGAGTTCCAGGTAACAGTCACTGTAGATGAGTACGGTGCTGCCGGGCAGGTTCTTGAAAAGCTTCCAGCTGGCTTCACCTTTGTTAAATCTTCCCTGCCGGAGAGAGCTGTAACTGTAAACGGTGATAAAGTTTCTTTCCTGCTCATGGGTGAAAAAAGCTTCACTTACACTCTGAAAGCTCCGGCATCAACCGGCACGTACAAATTTACGGGAATTTTAAGGGATATCAACAAAGCTGAGTTCGCTATCACTCCTGCCGACTCTTCCATCACTGTCATTCAACCTCCCAGTGGAGGCGGCGGAGGCGGTAAACGCAGTGGAGGCGGCGGAGGCGGAGCAGGAGCTTCCCAGGAGCCTCAGAGCAATGTAGAGGCTAAGGAACTGTCCCAGAAAACAGTTACCGCAGGGAAACACGTTAAATTCGAGTTCCCGAAGGGTGCAACCTGCGTAAGATATGTGGAGTTTGATGCCAAGAAGAGTCTTGGAAAGGTTACTACCATTGTCGAGATGCTGAAAGGCCAGTCCAAGCTGGTTTCCAGCCTGCCTGAGGGTTCGGTCTATAAGAACATTAACATCTGGGTAGGTTCAGGAGGAATCGCAAACTCCAACAATATCGAAAACGCTGTTGTCGGCTTCAGAGTCGAGAAGGCATGGCTTGAGGAACGCGAAGTTGATGAGTCGTCTGTGGCTCTCTGGCACTACAACAAAGGCTGGAGTAAGCTCGAAACCGAAAAGGTTGGTGAGGATAACACCTACGTCTTCTTCGATGCCAAGACCTCAGGCTTCGGCTGCTTCACAATTGTAGTACCTGAGAAGGTAATAGAGCCTATCGATGAAGACACCAGCGATTCCGATGGTTTTAATGGTACAGAACCCCCGAAGTCTGAGGTACCGAAACCCTCTAAGTCGAGAATTCCAGGTTTTGAGTCTGTAATAGCTGTCGGAGTCCTCGGAGCTGTATATCTGGTTCTGAGAAGGAAGTAA